TGAACCGCAGGTGCGTAGAAACGAGAGAACAGTTTAACAGTCGCGCTGCGAGGCGACTACGGGAGCATTCTGCGAGACAGTGTGACGGGACCGATAGTTTCCCACGCCGCGCTGGCACATTTGGACAGTTTGGACTATAACGGAATGCTAAGGGGTCCAGCAGTGGGAGCGCGGATGCTGATTGATCGTGGGACACAGCCATGGCGGCGAAGTTCGCCCCGGCGGGCTCAGCGAATCGCAGATAAAATACGGCGCTGCGCGATTTTGGCAGCGACGATCTGCGCGTGCCTGCTGGATGGTCCCCACTCTGCCCGGGCGGTCGATTTGATGGGATTGGCGCAATCAGCGGCCATCGATCAGCCGCAGGTATACATGTCGCTGAGCAATTCGGCAGGCGGCACGCCGATTGAAGGGCAAACGGAAGATCCCGACCCAAGCGACCCGTTTGGAACCGTGCCGACCATCGGCATTCAGGCCTATCTTGATACAGGCTCTAGCGGCCTACTCATCAGCACGGCCACGGCCCAAGCTTGGGGACTGGCGAATTCCACTTACAACGGGCAAACCGTCACTTTCAACGACATCGGCGTCGGCGGGACCGCGGTCTTTAATGTCTCGCTGCCGCTGTATGCCGGTGTCGCTCCTTATACGCCAACCACCAATACGGAAAATGCCGCCGGCTATCTGCCCGTGACCAGTGGGGGAACCCAAACAAGTTTGCGATTAGAAATCGGGCCGGCCGATACCGGCAACGATACGTTGACCGGCGATTTGGACGATTCGTTTTTGGAAGATATCGACGTGGTGGGCATGCCGGCCTTGGCGGGCAAAGTGATGGTGGTCGATGCTCGCAGCAGCAACGGGGTGATGACGCAGTTAGCAAATCCGGCGCCGGGGACCGATCCGCTGGATTATCTACTGACAAATCCGACGGCGCTGGATGATTTGTCGTTAAAAACCTATGTGTACAACTCCGGCACACCTTTTCGTCCCAGCACAATCAACACCGATCCCGGCATTCCCACCACGAATTTGCACGTGAAGCTGAGTTACGCCGATTTCACCGGCTTCACCACGATAGCGCCGGGCGGCGCTCCCGGACCGACACTGGCGCACAATCCGTTCATTGGGCCCAATCCTTTAGCGCCGGCTGGAACCGATCACACCCCGCCGGTGCGCATTACATTCGAAGTGCCCGATACGGCCAATCCCGCCAAGATGGACACGCTGGCCACCACCGGTAGTTTCCTGTTCGACACGGGAGCGGGCTCCTCGTTCATTTCGGAAAACTTGGCCGCCAAACTGCATGTGCGCTATCGCAGCGGAACCGAAGGAACCGACGATCCAGAGCTGGAGATTTTTAATCCCGCCAATCCGTCGGCGCCGGGCACGCTGTTAACCAATCAATTTCAAGAATCGGTCGGCGGCATCGGCGGCGATGTGACCGTGGCCGGGTTTTATCTCGATTCGCTCATCATTCCCACCCAGGAAGCCAACCCCAGCTACTGGACCGATCCCCGGAATATCCGCTTCGCCGGCACACGCACGGCCGGCGGCCAGCAAGACGTGCTGGGCCCGCCGGTGTTGGTGCAAAACATTACTGCTACGAAAGGGTCGCAATCGATCACGCTGGACGGCGACCTGGGAGTGAATTTTTTGGTCGGAAGCCTGAACTTGTCGGGCGATATCGATGATTTAAGCATCGGCGGCTTTGCACCCGGTGCGTTTGACTGGCTGACGTTCGACGAGGCTGCCGGCGCCCTCGGCTTGCAATTGAACAGCGCCTTCCACATCGCCGGCGATTTCAACCTCGATGGCAAGCTAACCAACGCCGACACCCAAGCCATGCTCAACGCCTTCAAAAATATCCCCGCCTTCGAAGCGGCCCACCACTTGTCCAACGCCGACTGGCTCGACCTGGCCGACGTCAACCGCGATGGCGTGGTGAACGAAGCCGACCTGAAATATCTCATGAATCTTTTGACCGGCAGCAAACTTTACCTGGCCGGCGATTTTAACTTCGACGGCAAACTAACCAGCGCCGACTTACAAGCCATGCTCAATGCGTTCCAAAACATCTCTAGCTTCGAGGCAGCCCACGATTTGTCCGACGCGGCTTGGGAACAACTGGGCGACGTCAACGGCGACGGAACTGTAAATTTTTCCGACGAATTGGCGCTGATGAAGCTGCTAGACGGCGCCAGTAGCGGCGGGAGCAGCGGTTCCAGTTCGCTGAGTGCAGTGCCTGAACCACCGACCGCAATGCTGGCGAGCCTGGCCGTGGTAGGGCTGGTGTTGAGCGGCCGTAAAGCTGGCGCCTTTAGGTTTCTTGCTCCAGCACCCCCAGCACAATTTTCCGCAGCTTGGGTTCGGCAATCGAAGCGGCGTGCAGAATTTCTTTGATCTCGACCGGTTTCAATGTATCCGGAAAGCACATGTCGGTAATCGCCGACAAACCCAATACCCGCATCCCGCTGTGTACGGCCACAATGCATTCCGGCACGGTCGACATCCCCACGCAATCGGCCCCAATGGTTCGCAAAAAACGATACTCGGCCCGCGTTTCCAAATTCGGCCCGCTTACCGCCACAAACACGCCCCGATGGGCCACAAAATTTTCGCGCCGGGCCACTTCCAGCGCCCGCTCGACCAATTCCGGCGTGTAAGCCCGGCTCATGTCCGGAAAGCGCGGACCCAGCCGATCGTCGTTGACGCCGATCAGCGGATTGCCCCCCATCAAATTAATGTGATCGTCGATGACCATCACGTCGCCGACGCGGTATTGCGGATTCATGCCGCCGCAGGCATTGGAGACGATCAGCAAATCGGCCCCTAAAAATTTCATCACCCGCACAGGGAAGGTAATTTTTTGGTGTGGCTGCGCTTCGTACGAATGCACGCGGCCTTCCATCGCTACCACTGGCGCCCCCGCCAGTCGCCCGCACACCAACACACCGGCGTGGCTAATGGCCGTCGATTGCGGAAAGTGCGGAATCTCTGCGTACGGAATGGTCGCCTCGGCTTCGATCTCGCGCGCCAAGGCCCCCAAGCCCGTCCCCAAAATAATGCCCGCCTGCGGCCGTCCCGACCATTTCTTGCCAATGGCCGTCACCGCTTCCTGAATTTGATGGTACAACTCAAGCATGGAATGTTTAGCCGCGACGCGCTAGCGGAGCGAGTGGAAAAGCAATCACGCTGGCGTTTTGACGGAACCGGCGCCGACGACCTCTCAGCCGTCCAACCCATATTTCCGCAACAGCGCCTGAAATTCCGGCAACCCACGGAGCCGATTCAAATCGGGGTCGACTTCCAAATGACTAAAGTCGTTGTAGCCTAACTCCAGCGCGCTGGCCAGGGCCACCAATGCTGCGTCCGGCGCATCTTGCATGGCCAGGCTGCAAGCCAGGTTGTACCGCACAAGGCTGTCGTCGGGAAGCAACCCCGCCAGTTGTTGATCGATCACCAGCGCCAAATCGTGCCGCCCCTGTCGAGCGTACAACTCGCCCAACAGTTTCAGCACCCGCACGTCGTGGGGCTGCCGCTGCAAAATGCGCTCGTAAAACGCCACTTCGAAACCGGCTTGGTCCAGATTTCCAATCCACCCGCTCGTCGTACAATGAACCACCGAGGCCGCGTTCGAAGAAGAGGCCTCGAGATTGGAAGAATCACGCTGCGGTGAGGGATTTTCTTCGCCGGGGGTCATGGGGTTGTGAACTCATCTTAAGCGATAGATTTCGCTCATCCCTCGGTACACACCCCCTGTTGCCAACTATCGACCGACCAACCTGCCGACCCGTTCCCGTCGCTCACGCGTCCTCAAAATCGTCTACTTCGTCCCCGGCTTCTTCTTCCTCCTCCTCATCGTCTAAATCCAAGTCGTCGTCCTCGTCAAACTCTTCTTCAAAGTCATCGTCGAAATCATCATCGAAGTCATCCTCGTCCCATTCTTCTTCCTCGACCAGCGGGGCGTCGTCCATCAACCCGTCGTCGTCCAAATCATCGTCGTCGCGGTCGGTTCCCTCATCATCTGAAGTATCGTCTTCCTTTTTCTCTTCCTCGTCTTCCGCCCGGGGCGACGTTTCATACCCCGCCAGATGCCACCGCCCACCGCCGACGCCGCCCAAAACCAACCGCTTCTCCGTCAACACTCCCTCCCAACGAACAAAAACGCCTGCCGACCGCATGGCACTTTCTCCAAAAGTTAACGCAACGGCTGCCAAATTCATCCTCGCTTTGCACGCAGCCGCATCACCCCGGCCCCGACCCATCCAGCCTTTCCTATCGGTGGCCCGCAGATTTGTCAAGCCGGCCAATCGACCCGGCGATGATGCACGTTGCCGGCGGTAGCCGCCACGAACAGCCTCAGACAATTGCTGACGGCCAATTGCGAATTGGCTAACCGCTGGTTTCAAGCCGCTTCACGTATGATAATCCGCGTTCAGCCGCACATATTCGGCCGTCAGATCTGCGGTCCAAAACCGCGCGCTGGCGTTGCCTTCTCGAAACGAAAGCACAATGCTCGTTTCGCGATGTGTCTTGATGCTGCTGGAAACCTGCTCGGCGCTGAACGCGGCCGGCGCGCCATCCTTGTACAATATGAAACCGTTCACGTCCAGGTTCACTCCCGACGGATTAAACGGCACGCCGGCGTAACCCGCCGCAGAAACAATTCGCCCCCAATTCGGATCAGCCCCGTGAATGGCCGTTTTCACCAGCGGACTGTCAGCCACCGATTTCGCAATTTGCCGCGCTGCCCCCGCCGTGGCGCAACCTTTCACGTCGATGCACACCAGGTGCGTCGCTCCTTCGCCGTCGGCGGGAATCGATCTGGCCAGCTCCGCGCACACTTCGTGCAAGGCGTTTTGAATTTGCACCAACCCGTCGCCGGACAGCTTTTCGCCCCCGGCCGCCCCGTTTGCCAGAAGCAGCACCGTGTCGTTGGTGCTCATGTGCCCGTCGACGCTAATGCAGTTGAACGTATCGTCCACAACTTCGTTCAGCATCCGTTGCAAATCACGGGCGGCTACGGGAGCGTCGGTCAGCACCAATCCCAGCATCGTCCCCATGTTTGGAGCAATCATTGCCGCTCCTTTGCACATGCCCGCGATGTGAAACCCTCGCTGCCCCACCGTCACCGTCGCACTGTGCAGCTTATGCACGGTATCTGTTGTCATCATCCCGCGGGCCGCCGCGATAAATCCCGCTTCCTCGGGCGCCAAGTCTTTGGCGCAGGCTTTGATCCCGGCGGCAATTTTCTCCATCGGCATGAATTCGCCGATAATCCCCGTCGAAAGCACCAGCGCCTGCTTCGGTTCAGCGCCGCAGGTACTAGCGGCCAAGCGAGCCATTTCCGCCGCGTCGCTCAGCCCGCGATCTCCGGTGCAGGCGTTGGCATTGCCGGAATTGATGACCACGGCCCGAAAACCATCGCCGGGC
The sequence above is drawn from the Pirellulales bacterium genome and encodes:
- a CDS encoding tetratricopeptide repeat protein, which encodes MTPGEENPSPQRDSSNLEASSSNAASVVHCTTSGWIGNLDQAGFEVAFYERILQRQPHDVRVLKLLGELYARQGRHDLALVIDQQLAGLLPDDSLVRYNLACSLAMQDAPDAALVALASALELGYNDFSHLEVDPDLNRLRGLPEFQALLRKYGLDG
- a CDS encoding purine-nucleoside phosphorylase; this encodes MLELYHQIQEAVTAIGKKWSGRPQAGIILGTGLGALAREIEAEATIPYAEIPHFPQSTAISHAGVLVCGRLAGAPVVAMEGRVHSYEAQPHQKITFPVRVMKFLGADLLIVSNACGGMNPQYRVGDVMVIDDHINLMGGNPLIGVNDDRLGPRFPDMSRAYTPELVERALEVARRENFVAHRGVFVAVSGPNLETRAEYRFLRTIGADCVGMSTVPECIVAVHSGMRVLGLSAITDMCFPDTLKPVEIKEILHAASIAEPKLRKIVLGVLEQET
- the argJ gene encoding bifunctional glutamate N-acetyltransferase/amino-acid acetyltransferase ArgJ; its protein translation is MAFVIPQGFSAAGVHAGIKRNPTRQDVALVVSNRPAAAAGVYTKNLVYAAPVAFDRRLTPGDGFRAVVINSGNANACTGDRGLSDAAEMARLAASTCGAEPKQALVLSTGIIGEFMPMEKIAAGIKACAKDLAPEEAGFIAAARGMMTTDTVHKLHSATVTVGQRGFHIAGMCKGAAMIAPNMGTMLGLVLTDAPVAARDLQRMLNEVVDDTFNCISVDGHMSTNDTVLLLANGAAGGEKLSGDGLVQIQNALHEVCAELARSIPADGEGATHLVCIDVKGCATAGAARQIAKSVADSPLVKTAIHGADPNWGRIVSAAGYAGVPFNPSGVNLDVNGFILYKDGAPAAFSAEQVSSSIKTHRETSIVLSFREGNASARFWTADLTAEYVRLNADYHT
- a CDS encoding dockerin type I domain-containing protein, producing the protein MAATICACLLDGPHSARAVDLMGLAQSAAIDQPQVYMSLSNSAGGTPIEGQTEDPDPSDPFGTVPTIGIQAYLDTGSSGLLISTATAQAWGLANSTYNGQTVTFNDIGVGGTAVFNVSLPLYAGVAPYTPTTNTENAAGYLPVTSGGTQTSLRLEIGPADTGNDTLTGDLDDSFLEDIDVVGMPALAGKVMVVDARSSNGVMTQLANPAPGTDPLDYLLTNPTALDDLSLKTYVYNSGTPFRPSTINTDPGIPTTNLHVKLSYADFTGFTTIAPGGAPGPTLAHNPFIGPNPLAPAGTDHTPPVRITFEVPDTANPAKMDTLATTGSFLFDTGAGSSFISENLAAKLHVRYRSGTEGTDDPELEIFNPANPSAPGTLLTNQFQESVGGIGGDVTVAGFYLDSLIIPTQEANPSYWTDPRNIRFAGTRTAGGQQDVLGPPVLVQNITATKGSQSITLDGDLGVNFLVGSLNLSGDIDDLSIGGFAPGAFDWLTFDEAAGALGLQLNSAFHIAGDFNLDGKLTNADTQAMLNAFKNIPAFEAAHHLSNADWLDLADVNRDGVVNEADLKYLMNLLTGSKLYLAGDFNFDGKLTSADLQAMLNAFQNISSFEAAHDLSDAAWEQLGDVNGDGTVNFSDELALMKLLDGASSGGSSGSSSLSAVPEPPTAMLASLAVVGLVLSGRKAGAFRFLAPAPPAQFSAAWVRQSKRRAEFL